The Elaeis guineensis isolate ETL-2024a chromosome 11, EG11, whole genome shotgun sequence genomic interval ACAAAAACAAATGTTTGGATGCCTACAATTGCAATTTAActataaaaatccaaaacttacaACTCAAACCATAGTCAAAATCAGTCACAGCTCCAAGTATAAAAAATTCTCTGATAAACAAAATCCTCCAGGAGAGATTCCCTCACCACTCTTAActattcttctcctcctccatggcatccttataaaatgatattattatggtattattatattattggtaacaataatattaatatactattattacAATATAGTAtttagtattatattataataatattataatataataaaatattattatgaaaCAATAATATAGTTTAAACTGCATCATATTAAAATGATTATATCAATTTATGGTATTATTTCcttttattatagtattattacaatactataaaaataatatattattacaatactagtataatatattatatttggtactataaaatattataaaaattataattatataactaaataatatataaaaaattattagttttATAAGGCATATGATAATAATATGCTTTGATGTTATAATATCAAATTAGTTTTATATCGATATAATTATTATAGTAATTACGTTATGCTAATTCCATGATTCTAGGGATATCGAGCCACCACTTGTTGCTTTGAGAATTATATATGGGGAGATCAAAATCAAACCATTACATCCTATGCATGGCAATGATTGTACCATCCAAACCAAGATTCTATAGTATATCACTAATTAATTATTAGATTTCAAAAAGTTTAGATTTATAACAAATAAAAATTGAGGATGGTGTCTTCCTCTCGGCGTAATCGATCTTCTCTCTTACCTGTCCtatctataataaaataaaaaatagccgGCTTAGCTGTAGAAACTCAATTCTCTCTTGCATCTTTATCCCCAAGTCTTTCCTGGGGTGGAACCTCATCTTTGCCATCATCCTCAGCTTTGGTGGCAACTCATTTTCTCTCGGATCTGGTTTCCAGCCTCCTAAATAGGTAAAAAGGGGTGGGACAAGGCTTGTGGATTTAAATAatacagagaagaagaagaagcttctCGCCTAAGTGAACTACGAGAGTCAGTCACTCATTGAGGAGATCAGTTCAAGGGAAGGTCTTCTCATTTTGGATTGGAGCGGCAACTCAATGGATTGAATCAAATTAATTAAAGAAAATAGAAATGAAATCCAGgataaggaaagaagaaaaaatataatcATTCGGTGCTTTAGATTATGTTTATGTAGCAGGAAGAACAGAAAGTCATATCGACGAGTGGAATAAACAACTTCAATATGTGACGAGTTCATAAGCCAACACATTTCATCAAGTAGTCATGCTAGAGACAAAAACAGtcataaataattatgaagatagTATCTTTTCGAATGGGATAAGAGAATTCCTActgttctctttctttttctcaattaaaaaaataattgaaaaataaaacaaGTACAAAAATGAGTAATAAACCTCAGTATAGATTGGTACGATTCAATTCAATTTTTTGTTCATTCAGATTTTGGGGAGATAGCACAGTACTTCGGACTCTGGGCGAACAAACAGCTCCTTCATCTCTAAGGGACAACTCCTTCACTTTTAAAGCTATGTCCTCCTCTTTGAGTATGAAATTCTGAGTATGGAATTCTCTGCGTTTGAACATAATTTTAGAATACAATCTCAGATCTAATAATATCATGTtaatttaattttagcatattgATATCGTTGGGATTGTCTGGTGAAGTGCATAGATAAGAGACCATTTAAATATATAATTGTTATTTAAATATTCCAgattgtaaattaaaaaaattaaaagaaaaggaccaggagaaaaagaagaagaaaaaggaggcgGGGGCAAAGTCATTATGCCATCGTATCCAAAAAGTAGaaaatcgattttttttttaaaaaagaaaatcatCTGATGACTCTTAGTTTCCAATAAGAAAGCAATCCTTTATAATTCCTTCTTGCCACCTTTCCTAGCTGTAGACAACATTAGACAAACCAAGTAATTATTACAAAGATTACGAGataatttagataaataatcaACTACGGCTAGTAACAGCACTTCAGATATGGAGATCTCTCTTAGTTAACCATCCCTTCAAATATTTCTCTCACCTCCACAGTCCCTAACCTCACTAATTTCCACAACTCAAGCCACCACGCTCCCACGTAGCCTCCATGAATGGACCTGCGGCAATCAGCTCAGCATCGATCGCCATGCCGGCGTCCGACGCCGCTCTCTGTATCGACTTGGGCGACATGCCAACGCAATCAGACAAGGTGACGTGATCGGGGAAATTTAGACCGCTGGACGAGGATGGTCCACGTAGGAGGAACATGGCGGTGTCATGGGCCACTGCAGCGGCCTGTGGGGCGGAGTAGGACCCCAGCCAGAGACGCTTTCGGCTTCCCGGGATCCGAATCTCCGACACCCACTTCCCCCACCGCCGGCGGCGCACTCCCCTGTATCTTATCTCCTTCCCGGCGGTTCGGCCGGTTGAACCACGGCTAGCTTGTTCTTCAGACCGCCTCATGTGACCGGAATCCGACAAGCAGGTCAATGCTGGTCTTAGGAATTTTGTAGTGTGGAACCCTCCAGTTTTGTGGGAGGTGGAGCGTTTGGAACTGGGATCTATACATTTTGATATATTGTCGCTTGAGTACGGGAGAAAAAGATAGGTCAACCGGTCAACCCTGGAAGGGTGGTCTTTGATTTGTAGAAGGGTTTGTCAAAGATGAGAGGAGGAATATTCACGGAAGCACGAGGGTTATATTTTTCAAAGTCGAACTGAgaggtaaaaaatttttttttttttgatgaaaataaaaaaaaagagttggagaaggatGACCCGGCGCATCTacctcttttgagtgtgaccataAGACTCCAACTCTCATTGAAGAATGTCCGATTCGGGATCGAATTTGGATGAATAGCAGACCTCCTCTCCATCATACGGATGAATCCAatggataaaataaaaattagttatTATCTATTTGACGGTTTTgatagatgttttttttttttttttcatttgtttttAATTTCATGTGTTTTTTCCCCTCCAAAATGGATCACTTAGGCTGGGTGCAGTAGTTCCAACAACAACGCTGGCTACTTCCACTATTTTTGTTTCCCTCAGTTCGGTTTAAgttgattttatttttgaaatatattatttgttGCTATAACTACAGGTTTTAGCCATTATAACtggaaacaaaaacaatcacgaATACATTGCACGTTTTTTCTCATATCACTGTACATTaagtaatttatatttttaatataaaaataaaaattatttctgatATATATAATATgcagatttgaaatttaaacgatattaaatgaaaaatatcataatacTTGCTAAATAACACCAGGCGATAGCTAAATAGTTCGAATGCTCTGAGGACTGAACCTTCTAGTTCAATCCCGAGCTAGAAATTTGTGGAACCTTCATAATGATTGTTCCAGTTTTATGTCGCCGTTCTTTTAAACCTTGAATCAAAATAAGCCcaatgaaggtgagagatttgaGTAGACTTTGaagtctttttctctttttttttggtctttttcttttgtaaatgAGTAGATTTTGAAGTCTTTGACCCGTTCTCTGGTCTAAAAAATGCAGCGGGGAAAGAGACTCAGAGGATGAGGAGGAAAACCGAGCACCTGAATGAGTGGAGAGAAAGCAGGTACGTAATTTGGTTGACAAGTCATGGTTGAAAACCTTCGGATGGTTCAAAGCTACCGCCCACGTTAAATTTAATGTGATGGACAGTCAATGAAGTATTCCAATCTGAATGCGTTTGGATCTTGTCCGGTTCATAATCTCGagttcgatcacacaacatccttgCACCAatcaaaaataattgattgagaaaaaaaataaaaaaagaaaaaaaagaaaaagaaaaagaaagaaagtgaaTCCCACCATGACTGGGACAAGCCTCAATTTTATGGTGGGTGATTGAGTTGAACCCTCTAATTTTTTTACGACCCGATCTCATGACACCTTCATGAGAGACATGCCACCTAACCAAGCTAACAATTATTGGTAGCTGAATTCTCTGATTAATAATATAAAGTGAAGACGATCAAACCTATCTGAATTAATCCTTTGAGTTCAAGGCATGTAACTTTAGCACAAGACAGAACATGAAATCCAGGGTAGTGGGACTCAGATCAAACTTGCGTACCTTTGCATTTTGATGTCGTTTGATAAAGCTTGAGTCCTACGCAATGAGACTACATGTACTccaggaaaagaaaaaggaagcgaATTTCAATAAGCTACGGTTCTAGCAAACTACAGCTCTTATTTTTGTACATGACAACTTCCTAGGACTGAATATTAATCCACAGCGACTTGGAGTATAATTTAGCTAAATTCTAGAACCGCAAGTCATGTTAGCTTGAGTCTCAGAAAAGTGAATCATTTGCAGGATGGAGAATGAGAAACTCCATTAAGCTCGCATCCAGCTACAATTATCTTGAAGAAATATACTTACCACATTCTTCCCCTATGTAGCACATGTTGCATACTAAAGAATAAAACATCTTAAAGTTAAATTGATATCAAGACATTCTCTCCCTGCCATATACACAGATGCTGCAGCCTTGATCTCATCTCATCTTCCAACAACCTAGACAGATTTATAGGATTGAGCAATAAGGAAGAGATATTGGATCCTACAGACATTCAGCCATACATTTTAGTGATGACTAAATTGTATCTAATCCCAGTAGAGCTAATCACTCAGCCAATTGACTTTGGATGCTTTAACCTTTTATCTGTTCTTTATTTTGGAAATTACAGCCCTAAAATTCAGGATTTTCATCTTCTTATAGAAGAGTTTGGTGtaccaaaaaaataatttgtttACAAAGAACTGACATGCATCCACCTGAATTCACTCACTTGTGTCACTCAATCAGCCAAAAGCAAGCGCATAAATTTCATGAAATGCGCTCAAACCACATGATTCTACAGGTCACATGCATTTTAAATGTGCTAAATATAGTATAACAGATGGCATTTAAACTCAGCAGAATGATAGGTTGACCAAGAGTCAAGGTACATTTGCAAATCCCTGAAAAATATGACATAATCTTGACCTTCTAATTGCTAGGCTCACCATGCATGTGACTTAGGAAATGCACTGCTTATCAGGAACTTCTGCTTGGAAGAAATCTTACTGCATTTTGCACAGAATGCTTAGCCAACAATATaccaaaataaaaattctaaatatgGTGAGAAACGCACAATTGGCACATTGTATTTATGTAACAGGAATGTAGCAGGTATCTTACAAAGAGAAAGCAAAATCCAACATTTCTACATGAGCAATGGAGCTGAAGTTcaagtctgtctgggatttgaGAAATTGCAGATCCCTTGATCTATTCTGTTTTCATCCCTAATGTTTCGGTCTGTTAAgaagtaaaaaaagaaaaaaatggcaaCTCATCCACATGACACCACAAAGATTGATTAAAAGAAACTTaaaaatccaaaataaaaataaataaacttttcTCAGATAAACACTGAAATGTTATCTGttaagattttttcttttctttttttttttttttgcttgcatAGTATTATTTAGTTTGTAATGTACAGCAAACATCACACTGATAAGCTTATGGAAGCAACTAAAGTTCATGATCATTCGTCCTGTAAAACTACTACTTACAGTCTCTTTATACAAAAGCTGGAAATAGTTCAACTTCAACATCATCATACCCAAGCACAAACATGACCTTAGCCTAGGGCTGAAACCGGATCGGATGCCaacatattcatatccatatttgttttgtctAATGAATAAAAATAGGCATATAGATATTATtcagatgcaaaaattcatatccattttTGTTTTAAACGGATACGATCATACGGGTACAATTCAGATCATGAAAGTATTGATATAAGttgaataattaaactttataaccatagaatcaaagatattactaaatagacgataaatcaagttaataacatgtttatatggttgaatatttttcttaaaacttaataagtgctatataaaattatataaggttACAAGTAGATTCGGATATTTggatacggatcggatagttgtctatccatatccatatcaatttttttttaacggATAAGGATACGGATAAAGATATTAGTCGGATCATCAAATTTCTGTCCGTATTTAGATTGATTCGAATATGAAAATGGATTCGGACGAATATTATCCATACCACATTCACCCCTACCTTGGCCTTAACACCTGATCATGCCAATATTCTAATGACCTGCGATAGATTGCCTATTAACTCAAGCAATTTAATCTGCATTTATATTCCACTTAAAGTAACTGTCATTAGCACAGACTAGCCTCAACCAAAAAGGAATTTGACAAAGTCTTCATCCATGGAGATCTTGGAATTTGTATCTGAACACTTAATTGCAGCTGACTATTTTTATGGATTGTATCCAAGGAAAAGAGAAATTCCTTTCTTATATATAGGCACTCTTTATCTTCACATAGTATCAAAAGAGACTTAGGCTCTGATTAGACTTCTCTAATATTACATTTCCAAGTTGTTAAAACTGAGGTTGGATCATTTCCAGTTATGACAATACCACCTGCATGGCAACCAAATTGATGGTCAACCAACTCGGTGTATAGACATGATTGTCCCGACAACAAGAAATACTAAATTTTGTTTTCTTCAGAAAGAAATGAAATTCTCAAATAAACCTTACAAAGTACTTTGAACCATACATAGTTATCTTCAGTCTTTTATAATTTTCATTCCTTTGCAGGTCATCCAACCATCTCTGTACAAATAGGACCCCCTTCTCACCAAGGCCCTTTATAGCTTTGGTTAAACATTAGCAAGTAATCTCAAGCAATTCTTCATTACTTAGTTCTTATAGGGTATGTATGGGCATTCCCTCATTCCACACCCATGTCTACCTTTCTTGCATTCTTTTGCCCTACAGTTCAATTCATGCATCAAATTAATCATACAGTTGTCCCAAAGAATTTGAACTCATCCTCCATTAGCATGTGACCAGTATGCAAATATAACTAGATTCGATCATAACATTAATTCCTGTACATAATTATATTCTAATATGTAAACCTTCTGCTAGACAAGCAGTTTTAAAATTAGACCTAACAATACAATCAAAGTTCTAGTGAATGATATCAAGGTGCCCAATATATACCCCTTTCAAGTGAAAAAACATTTAAGATAAATGAGGCTAATGCAGAACATCTACCTTCTGAACTCATTAAAGACTTAAGTTTGCAGCACCTTCATGAGGAATTAATAAGAATGTCTATGAAGAGTTGAAAGCCCTTGAAGCTGCATAAATGAAGTCCAAGAAACCTGTCCCCTTAAGGAGACCTTTACCAGTTAAAAGCTCAAAATCTATTAATAGTAGGAAGCCAATTATAGCTGCTTTCCCATTTATCAATTCATTCTTTCCTGTGAAACCAAAACCTTCAAAATCGTCATCAACTACCATTCTCACCTGAAATTGAtcaaagaaagaggaaaaaaacaaagaaaaaaacatTGAGCATTTGAAGGAGCAAAAGTTAAATATACAACATTGATTGATTCAGTAGGTCTATTAAAACAAACACATGCACATGCACACATGTGAAGCAACAGTCTTGCTATTCTTATTTCTATCATTTGACGATTGACCAACGTCAGATGCATCGAACATAGAGTTGCAAAAGGATCAAGGACCTTCAAGCCAAACCTGGGCTTCTTGTGGCATAAAGAGTATAAACTCGAGTTTCAGGTTACACAGAGTTCCAAAGCATATGTTTAATGTGGTTGCTGAACATATTGCATTGCTAGTCCAGACAAGGGCAGAAACTAATTTAAACCCATCAAGTTTATTCTTGCTTTAGGTTATGTGCAATCCattttaattattttcaaaaacaTAAAAGGTAGCAAATTTAAGGATTGTGCCTAGAGTTGTGGGATTGTAGAAAGCCCAAGTACATAGGATAATTACAGCATTAACGATGAAACCCAATGAGATGAGAATGTCAGGCTGAGCCTTGCCCAATGTTCTGTCACAACTAAATCTACCTAAAGTTTTTGCATGTTTATCTAGATAGTCAGTGCAAACCCAGTAAAGGGACCTAAACAATCAAAACTAACAAAAGCAACAACATCAAAAAATAACTAATTAGGCCTTTCTTAACAAGGTGCTGGCATTACCCTCTACTAAACATTGAACTTcacatatcaaaataaaaatttaaaaaaatccttGCTACTGAACCATCAAAACTTTTAGCAACTAAACATGGATAAAATTGACAATTAGAATCATGCACTTTTTGCAAGTTATATGTCAACATCAGATAAGACAAATAATCTGGAAGTTTTAACTTTAATATCTATGCCATGACTTTTATATTAGAAGAATCAGTAGTACTTTTTGAAACAGATTGTGAACTGGTAAAAACTTAAGGTAACATGCTGAAAGAATAATTGAGTTAAAGGAAGACAACAACTATTATTTGTCTAATGAGAAAGTTGGAGCAAAGGGAAGAGAACAAAGAGATGAAGAAAGAGTGAGAACATAACTATTTAAGAAGTAATGAAAATAATGAATCCAAATATATAGAGCAGAGAAACATGTGGAGGACGTCACTTCATCTTCATTTCCTCTTTCAGGGAAAATGCCAATCTTGCAAATCTAGATGCTGATGCATGACACAAGTCAAAACAATATAGAAAGTGGGGAACAGTGACAGCTA includes:
- the LOC105051654 gene encoding ethylene-responsive transcription factor ERF020, whose translation is MRRSEEQASRGSTGRTAGKEIRYRGVRRRRWGKWVSEIRIPGSRKRLWLGSYSAPQAAAVAHDTAMFLLRGPSSSSGLNFPDHVTLSDCVGMSPKSIQRAASDAGMAIDAELIAAGPFMEATWERGGLSCGN